The following coding sequences lie in one Aspergillus luchuensis IFO 4308 DNA, chromosome 8, nearly complete sequence genomic window:
- a CDS encoding acyl-CoA dehydrogenase (COG:I;~EggNog:ENOG410PFTG;~InterPro:IPR006091,IPR009075,IPR037069,IPR009100, IPR036250,IPR013786;~PFAM:PF02770,PF00441,PF02771,PF08028;~go_function: GO:0016627 - oxidoreductase activity, acting on the CH-CH group of donors [Evidence IEA];~go_function: GO:0050660 - flavin adenine dinucleotide binding [Evidence IEA];~go_process: GO:0055114 - oxidation-reduction process [Evidence IEA]): MNPSSFRTASRHLHRLCRAPAASRNASVRGYATTFNWEDPLVASELYTEEELAIQDTARQYCQERLLPRVLDAYRNENYDRQILTEMGELGLLGANIEGYGCAGASTVASGLITKEVERVDSGYRSGMSVQSSLAMTAIHDFGTQELKDRLLPELAKGKLAGCFGLTEPNHGSDPGSMETVAREHPTKKGYYLLSGTKTWITNSPISDIMIVWAKLQTTGKIRGFVVERSQCPPGTLETPAIKNKTALRASITGMIQMDDCPVPAENMFPEVQGLAGPFTCLNSARLGIAFGAMGALEDCLNRARTYALERKQFKGNPLAKYQLIQKKLADAATDAAYGTLAATQVARLKDAGKCTPEMISMVKRQNCDRALANSRILQEVFGGNATSDEYHIARHVANLFVVQTYEGQSDIHTLILGRAITGVQAFV; this comes from the exons ATGAACCCATCCAGCTTCCGCACGGCTTCgcgccacctccaccgcctgTGTCGAGCACCCGCAGCTTCGCGCAATGCTTCGGTCCGTGGATACGCTACGACCTTCAACTGGGAGGATCCTTTGGTCGCTTCGGAGTTGTACacagaggaggaattggctaTCCAAGACACAGCTAGGCAGTACTGCCAGGAACGCCTGCTACCCCGCGTTCTAG ATGCCTACCGGAACGAGAACTATGACCGCCAGATTCTGACCGAGATGGGCGAactcggccttcttggcgCAAACATTGAAGGGTATGGTTGCGCCGGCGCAAGTACCGTGGCCTCCGGTCTAATTACGAAGGAAGTCGAGCGTGTGGACTCGGGATACCGTTCAGGAATGTCTGTGCAGAGCTCTCTAGCTATGACGGCCATCCATGACTTCGGTAcacaggagctgaaggaCAGACTTCTCCCGGAGCTGGCAAAGGGAAAACTGGCTGGATGCTTTGGTCTCACTGAGCCCAACCACGGCTCTGACCCTGGCTCCATGGAGACAGTCGCCCGGGAGCATCCTACCAAGAAGGGATACTACTTGCTCTCTGGCACCAAGACCTGGATCACCAACTCCCCTATCTCCGACATCATGATCGTCTGGGCTAAGCTGCAGACCACGGGCAAGATTCGTGGATTCGTCGTCGAGCGCAGCCAATGCCCACCGGGTACTCTGGAGACGCCCGCCATCAAGAACAAGACTGCCCTGCGCGCTTCTATTACTGGTATGATCCAGATGGATGACTGCCCTGTTCCCGCGGAGAACATGTTCCCCGAGGTTCAAGGGCTCGCTGGTCCCTTCACCTGCCTTAACAGCGCCCGTCTGGGCATTGCCTTTGGAGCTATGGGTGCGCTTGAAGATTGCCTGAACCGTGCCCGCACCTATGCGCTCGAGCGCAAGCAGTTCAAGGGTAACCCGCTGGCGAAGTACCAGCTTatccagaagaagctggctgATGCGGCTACGGATGCTGCATACGGCACCCTGGCTGCGACACAGGTTGCCCGGCTTAAGGATGCCGGAAAGTGCACACCGGAGATGATTTCAATGGTCAAGAGACAGAACTGTGACCGTGCTCTAGCTAACTCGAGAAT TCTCCAAGAAGTGTTTGGCGGCAACGCAACGAGTGACGAGTACCATATCGCCCGGCATGTAGCCAACCTGTTCGTGGTGCAGACCTACGAGGGACAAAGTGACATTCATA CCCTGATCCTCGGCCGCGCCATCACCGGCGTCCAGGCATTCGTCTAG
- the UBC4 gene encoding putative ubiquitin conjugating enzyme (UbcD) (COG:O;~EggNog:ENOG410PI8T;~InterPro:IPR016135,IPR023313,IPR000608;~PFAM:PF00179): MALKRINKELTDLGRDPPSSCSAGPSGDDLFHWQATIMGPGDSPYSGGVFFLNIHFPTDYPFKPPKVNFTTRIYHPNINANGSICLDILRDQWSPALTISKVLLSICSMLTDPNPDDPLVPEIAHVYKTDRPRYEATAREWTRKYAI, from the exons ATGGCTCTCAAGAGAATTAACAAGGAACTCACTGACCTCGGCCG tgatcccccctcttcttgctctgctgGTCCTTCCGGAGATGACCTG TTCCACTGGCAAGCAACTATCATGGGTCCT GGTGACTCCCCCTACTCAGGAGGTGTTTTCTTCCTGAACATCCACTTCCCCACCGACTACCCGTTCAAGCCCCCGAAGGTCAACTTCACCACTCGGATCTACCACCCCAACATTAATGCCAACGGCAGCATCTGCCTTGACATCCTCAGAGACCAGTGGAGTCCTGCTCTCACAATCTCGAAGG TGCTACTTTCGATCTGCTCCATGCTCACAGACCCCAACCCCGACGACCCGTTGGTGCCGGAAATCGCTCACGTGTACAAGACGGACCGTCCCCGGTACGAAGCGACCGCGCGGGAATGGACTCGCAAATATGCCATCTGA
- a CDS encoding putative protein kinase (COG:T;~EggNog:ENOG410PV4K;~InterPro:IPR000719,IPR011009,IPR008271;~PFAM:PF00069;~go_function: GO:0004672 - protein kinase activity [Evidence IEA];~go_function: GO:0005524 - ATP binding [Evidence IEA];~go_process: GO:0006468 - protein phosphorylation [Evidence IEA]), which produces MAFMLRAFTNSLRRTRPSPRELSSSVAHCLPTETPIEEETLPYYQPSHYYPVKIGDVYHTRYEVAGKLGYGAYSTSWLCRDLQVNNKYTVLKVSTSLPDSPTATDREWRVYEHLTRVDSSHPGQSLIRELYDSFDLQGPGGTHRCLVLQPMTMTLLEMLRLNPRPFDLPLLKMTVKRLLLALDFLHSEADVIHTDLKTDNLMLSLEDSTMLADFATAESIDPSPRKMIDQSRIIYTSRKFRRPTGGKNYGLPMLCDFGEARIGKTQESGPFVQPHIYRAPEVIFEMPWGSAIDIWNLAGLIWDLFEGQHLFGDIFDPRGGHDPFKHLALMVALIGPPPSEFVRRSETTEQCFDPSGGWIAHDEAPVPAVSLDVLEKRLTGDEKELFLAFITSMLKWMPEERKTAKQLLEHPFLL; this is translated from the exons ATGGCGTTCATGTTGAGAGCCTTCACAAATAGCCTCCGGCGGACGCGACCGTCACCTAGGGAACTGTCCAGTAGCGTTGCGCATTGTCTCCCTACAGAAACCCCAATCGAGGAAGAGACCTTACCATATTATCAACCATCGCATTATTATCCAGTCAAAATTGGCGATGTCTATCACACCAGATACGAAGTTGCGGGAAAGCTCGGATATGGGGCATACTCCACGAGTTGGCTGTGTCGAGATCTCCA AGTCAACAATAAATACACGGTACTGAAGGTCTCCACCTCATTGCCAGATTCTCCTACGGCGACAGATCGTGAATGGAGAGTGTATGAGCACTTAACTAGGGTTGATTCTTCGCACCCAGGGCAATCACTGATCCGCGAGCTGTATGACTCGTTCGACCTCCAGGGCCCTGGAGGTACACATCGATGCCTGGTGCTGCAACCCATGACTATGACCCTCCTTGAGATGTTGAGATTGAATCCCAGGCCGTTTGACCTCCCTCTGCTTAAAATGACTGTCAAGCGGCTTCTATTAGCGCTTGATTTTTTGCACTCTGAGGCCGACGTTATTCATACTG ACTTGAAGACGGACAATCTGATGCTCAGTCTGGAAGACAGCACTATGCTGGCAGACTTCGCAACCGCGGAGTCTATAGACCCAAGCCCCCGCAAGATGATTGACCAGTCACGTATAATCTACACCAGTCGAAAGTTTCGCAGGCCGACTGGAGGTAAAAACTACGGACTGCCAATGTTATGCGATTTTGGCGAGGCAAGGATTGGCAAGACACAAGAGTCGGGACCTTTCGTTCAACCACATATCTATAGAGCGCCAGAGGTCATTTTCGAAATGCCTTGGGGAAGCGCCATCGATATCTGGAACCTTGCAGGCCTC ATTTGGGACTTGTTCGAGGGGCAGCATCTATTCGGAGATATTTTCGATCCCAGAGGTGGTCATGATCCGTTCAAACACCTGGCCCTCATGGTAGCCTTGATTGGGCCACCACCGAGCGAGTTTGTGCGGCGCAGCGAGACGACAGAGCAGTGCTTCGACCCCAGCG GTGGCTGGATTGCTCATGATGAAGCGCCAGTACCTGCAGTTTCACTTGATGTTCTGGAGAAGCGTCTTACTGGTGACGAGAAAGAGTTGTTCTTGGCGTTCATTACCTCTATGTTGAAGTGGATGCCAGAGGAACGCAAGACAGCCAAACAGCTGCTTGAACATCCTTTCTTGCTTTAA
- a CDS encoding VOC family protein (COG:E;~EggNog:ENOG410PW2Z;~InterPro:IPR037523,IPR029068), producing MPVSHLTLTVAHLPTSTSFFLSCLQPLGYQFIGRHDDYIGFGQKTGEPADFWITEQKPGVPAGAAHVAFPAASKDAVSTFFINALKAGGKIHGEPKQRDSDSGYYSAAVIDFDGNSIEAVYRPSISSARSEVRSVAKSEARSEARSELTRPALALLENGSVVSKATSKASSVRPESVAPPKSEARSYVSRSSTAVDRAPPPYERAPSTISVSRESQQPREMQPAPSPTYIVHHTTHTTTQQKTDDGKTAKTIVGTLIGAAAGAALAYAMTKSDSSEQHSEGSTPPPQYSPRDIVQMLSPSQAPSQAQEEYPGYKAIEAPPPRSVYSSRSDARPGLTRSVTSKNPRADTIYEGTEFVPRGGSVYLDENGRRASEGSVYTTKDIPLRAIEYAPPADSRGYQSTLVSSFREDKSRAMDGGSVYSSATVRPPSKANYQESHHSSHHSSHHSYHSVSRSQAGSTASSNRTARQVPLPEGSIASFASYRSGAKSGVSAREVPLPESVVDLDVQSHVTPDDSISQVDDSRRSSYSHRSHASKSPSKVSKHSKFDEPVKPSDSVSQVSTNVSRASQRTMKAGGSGGGGSVAPSKAASKVSRRTASQVA from the exons ATGCCCGTCTCCCACCTCACCCTGACGGTTGCTCACCTGCCTACCTCCacatctttcttcctttcctgcCTACAACCTCTGGGGTACCAATTCATTGGACGTCACGATGACTACATTGGTTTCGGTCAAAAGACCGGCGAGCCTGCAGATTTCTGGATCACGGAACAAAAACCTGG CGTACCTGCAGGTGCCGCTCATGTCGCCTTTCCTGCAGCATCCAAGGATGCTGTGAGCACCTTCTTTATCAATGCCCTCAAGGCAGGAGGCAAGATCCATGGCGAGCCCAAGCAACGTGACTCCGACTCTGGTTACTACAGCGCCGCCGTCATCGACTTTGATGGCAACAGCATTGAGGCAGTATACCGGCCTAGCATCTCATCAGCCCGCTCAGAGGTCCGGTCCGTGGCCAAGTCGGAAGCCAGATCTGAAGCCAGGTCTGAGCTCACTAGGCCAGCCCTGGCTTTGCTCGAGAACGGCTCGGTTGTATCGAAGGCGACCAGCAAAGCCAGCTCCGTCCGTCCCGAGAGTGTTGCGCCTCCCAAGTCTGAAGCTCGCTCGTATGTTTCCAGGTCCTCGACGGCCGTGGACAGAGCGCCTCCCCCGTACGAGCGCGCGCCGTCCACCATCAGCGTTAGCCGTGAATCCCAGCAGCCTCGCGAGATGCAGCCAGCCCCGTCGCCCACGTATATTGTGCACCACACAACTCACACCACCACTCAGCAGAAGACTGACGATGGTAAGACGGCCAAGACCATTGTCGGTACCCTGATTGGCGCAGCGGCTGGCGCTGCACTCGCATATGCCATGACCAAGTCCGACTCCTCCGAACAACATTCTGAGGGCAGtacccctcccccgcagTATTCGCCGCGGGACATTGTCCAGATGCTCTCTCCGTCCCAAGCACCCTCTCAAGCCCAGGAAGAATACCCTGGCTACAAGGCTATCGAGGCTCCTCCCCCGCGGAGCGTTTATTCTTCTCGGTCGGATGCCCGCCCGGGCCTCACCCGCAGTGTTACCTCGAAGAACCCTCGCGCAGACACCATCTACGAGGGCACGGAGTTTGTTCCACGCGGTGGCAGCGTCTACCTCGATGAGAATGGCCGTCGGGCCTCCGAGGGCAGCGTGTACACCACCAAGGATATCCCCCTGCGGGCGATCGAGTATGCCCCGCCGGCCGATTCCCGTGGCTACCAGAGCACCCTGGTCAGCAGCTTCCGTGAGGATAAGTCGCGGGCGATGGATGGTGGCAGTGTCTACTCATCCGCCACGGTTCGGCCTCCCTCCAAGGCCAACTACCAAGAGTCCCATCACAGCTCTCATCACTCCTCGCACCATTCCTACCACTCCGTGAGCCGATCGCAAGCCGGCAGCACCGCCTCTTCCAACCGCACTGCCCGCCAGGTTCCTCTCCCTGAGGGATCCATTGCCTCTTTCGCCTCCTACCGCAGCGGTGCCAAATCGGGCGTCTCCGCTCGTGAGGTTCCTCTTCCCGAGAGTGTCGTCGACCTCGACGTCCAGAGCCACGTCACCCCTGACGACTCGATCAGTCAAGTGGACGACTCCCGGCGGTCCTCCTACTCGCACCGGTCGCATGCTTCCAAGAGCCCTTCCAAGGTGTCGAAGCACTCCAAGTTCGACGAGCCCGTCAAGCCCAGCGACAGTGTCAGCCAAGTCTCTACCAACGTCTCCAGAGCGTCTCAGCGGACCATGAAGgccggtggtagtggtggtggcggcagTGTCGCACCGTCCAAGGCTGCCTCGAAAGTGAGTCGCCGAACTGCCAGCCAGGTGGCTTAG
- the EMG1 gene encoding 18S rRNA pseudouridine methyltransferase (BUSCO:EOG09263DFA;~COG:J;~EggNog:ENOG410PGWK;~InterPro:IPR029028,IPR005304,IPR029026;~PFAM:PF03587;~go_function: GO:0008168 - methyltransferase activity [Evidence IEA]) produces MSDPIQVAGKRKRARTQSCPPPELPQLVAEQHTPIPAHDKETQRLIVVLSHASLETYRASSGRNGSGRDEKYSLLNSDEHIGVMRKMNRDISEARPDITHQCLLTLLDSPVNKAGKLQIFIHTAKGVLIEVNPSVRIPRTFKRFAGLMVQLLHRLSIRSTNSQEKLLKVIKNPITDHLPPNCRKVTLSFEAPVVRTRDYIESLGPKESVCIFVGAMAKGHDDFADSFKDDTISISNYSLSASVACSKFCHAAEEVWDIV; encoded by the exons ATGTCGGATCCTATCCAGGTTGccgggaagagaaagcgTGCCA GGACGCAATCCTGCCCGCCTCCCGAATTGCCCCAGCTCGTTGCGGAACAGCACACTCCCATCCCTGCTCATGACAAGGAGACCCAGCGTCTGATTGTCGTTCTCTCCCATGCCAGCTTGGAAACCTACCGGGCTTCCAGCGGACGCAATGGCTCCGGTCGTGATGAGAAGTACTCCCTGCTCAACAGCGATGAGCACATTGGTGTCATGCGTAAGATGAACCGGGATATCAGTGAGGCTCGTCCGGATATCACACATCAG TGCCTGCTCACCCTGCTCGACTCCCCCGTGAACAAGGCGGGTAAGCTGCAGATCTTCATCCACACTGCCAAGGGTGTCTTGATCGAAGTGAACCCTAGCGTGCGCATTCCTCGTACCTTCAAGCGTTTCGCTGGTTTGAtggtgcagctgctgcaCCGCCTCTCCATCCGTTCCACCAACTCCCAGGAGAAGCTCCTGAAGGTCATCAAGAACCCCATCACCGaccacctcccccccaacTGCCGCAAGGTGACCCTCAGTTTCGAAGCCCCCGTGGTGCGCACTCGCGACTACATCGAATCGCTGGGCCCCAAGGAGAGCGTCTGTATCTTCGTGGGTGCCATGGCCAAGGGACACGATGACTTTGCCGACTCCTTCAAGGACGACACGATTTCCATCAGTAACTACAGCTTGAGTGCCAGTGTCGCATGCAGCAAGTTCTGCCATGCCGCCGAGGAGGTGTGGGACATTGTCTGA